The genomic segment AAAGCTTATTATCGGTGTAGCCTGCCCAAGTGTAGATATAGAGCGTATCAGTGGAAGTCCTTCGGGCAGTAGGTTTGACATCCGCTAGCCGCCAACCACAACTAGACAACGCAAAGCCCGATAGCGCCGCAGCCGATCCCTTCAGAAATTTGCGGCGATTAAGCTGTACACCGTGAAATTGTGTGCCCTGCTCTCTCATTAGTAGACGGTTATCGTGGTCATAATTGCCTTCAATCATAGGAGAGTTTAGGCGTTTAGCGCTAAACAATCTGCCGTTGACCAATAGGTGTAAACAGGTGTGCCGTGATTAATGCTAGCAGAGGTATTGGGTTGTTTAATGCGCAGGCGATCGCCGCTTTCTAGCCGCACGACGTAGAGCACATGGGTTCCCATAAACATGGTGTGTTCCAGTTGACCTTGATAACAGTTAGCAGCTCTTTCGGGAGCTTCCAAACTCACTTTGATTTTTTCAGGGCGAATACTCACAACCACCTCACCAGAGGGGATTTCCGGGCGTTGCTTCTTAGCACTGTAGTTGCTGTGGGTATTGGCAACCATCACATTGGGCTGATGCTCCGGTAAATCAACTGTAATTTTTAAACCCTTACTCGTGACAATATTTTGGACGGTTCCTTCGGTGTTATAGACTTTGCCATTGATTAGATTTGTATCACCAATAAAGTCAGCAATAAAAGGCGTTGCCGGACGTTCATAAATTTCGTGGGGTGTGCCAATCTGCTCAATCTTGCCGTGGGACATCACCGCAATGCGATCGCTCATGGAGAGAGCCTCTTCTTGGTCGTGGGTCACCATCACAAAAGTCAGACCGAGATCTTGGTGCAACCGCGACAATTCCACCTGCATTTCCTTACGTAGCTTCAAGTCCAAGGCCCCAAGTGGTTCATCAAGGAGCATCACCGCAGGCTTATTTACTAAAGCCCTTGCCAAGGCGACCCGTTGTTGTTGACCACCAGAAAGTTGATTCGGAAAACGATTGGCGTAGCCTTCCATCTGCACCCGCACTAAAGCTTCTTGGACGCGATCGCGCACCTCTGTTTTTGGCAGCTTTTGAATTTTCAGACCGAACGCCACATTTTCCGCGACAGTGAGGTGATTAAACAGAGCATAACTTTGAAAGACGGTATTTACAGGACGACGATAGGGCGGCACATCATTCATGTTTTGCTTTTGGATCAGTACATCCCCCGCAGAAGGCTGTTCAAATCCGGCAATGAGGCGCAGCGTTGTGGTTTTGCCGCAACCAGAAGGCCCAAGAATACTAAAAAATTCTCCTTTACGAATATCGAGGTTTACGCCACAAACGGCGGTTTCACCATTGAAAATTTTAAAAACCTGACGCAGTTCCACATCGAGGGTGGGCGCATCTACGTCGGTTGGCTTCGGCTTTTTCGTAAAGGTAGAGGACATAGGTAGGCTCAAAGTGCAGCGGGAAAAATGTCTGTTTATCCTTGGCTACATTCTATATGGACTCGTTAGAAACTGTTATAGATTCGACGATTGTTTTAGGATTTGTGAGTCTCGCAGGCGATCGCCCAACCATAGAATCAAAAGCATCAAAATAAATTTAGTGTGACTATTGTTGTAGATCTTTTTCTAAACAAAAAACTTTATAGAGCACTTCCCAGCCGCGCTTTTTGTAAAACGTCAAAACCTCCTCCTTATCTTCCTCAACAAATAATGTAGGGCGTGGCATACCTCGATTTCTCAGGCGTTTTTCTGCCTCATCCATCAGCCTATTCGCGAGGCCTTGTCCTTGGTGATCAGGATGAACGCCTAGGCGAAAAATGAAAGAATTCCATGGGTCATAAACGAAAAAAATTGTGCCAATAATGTGACGGTCTTGTTCTGCAACGATAATTGATTCCGCATCATGGTTGATTTTTCGTTGAAATATCACTTGTTTATCTAATGGCTCGTAAAAAATTTGAGTGTCAATTAGTAACTGTTGCAGTGCTGGAAAGTCTTCGTCTTGATAGTTACGTAGGGTTACGTCGATGTTCATCTTTTTAGTTTATGTCTCCTATTCCCATTCCCATCAACTACTCAGATTGTCTTGGCATAAATTGTAAAAAGAGCGCTGTTTCAAGTTCAGTGTCGTTGAGATTGAGCGCAAAAAAGCGTGCCGTTACTCCCCGTTCGTCAAATCTCGTTAAATTCAGACGACCACTAATGCCCTGAGAAAACCCCATAATGGCGGGCGATGGCAAAGGCTGACTGTTAATTGTGCCTGCCCCTTCTGTCCACTGGATTTCACTACCTGATGTTAGCTCCAGAGTATATGAAAGAGTTAATTCAGAATTTTCGAGTTCACCTGTTTGGGGATCTATCTGGGAAATTTTGCCGCGAAATTCAAAGCGATTGTCACCGACAAAATCAATGATCGCTTCATCCAATGAGTATTGGGGTGGCTTCGGTGAACCGGGACGAATTAACAGACGATTAATCAGCGGTTGTAATACTTGGCGCACTCGCGGCGATCGCAGCGATTCATTGAGGTCTGTCTCTGTCAAAACTAAGCGTAATCCAGCTTGTACAGGCTCTTTAAATGTTTCTGCATCAAACTGCCTCTGACGTAATCTTTGAAGATCAACATTGAGTGGCGCTGTTTCTAGCTCTAAAACCTCTAGCCGAAATCCTTCAACAATTTCGATGCCACGACTAGCAATGCGAATGCGGTCAATCTCGCCTTTGGCAATTTTGTGGGCGGGCACATTATCCACTCGCACCTCAAAGGTTTCTGCTGCCTCAAGACGTTGACTGAGCCGTGTGCCTGTAATTTCCTCAACGATTAAGCCAATGGGCGCACCTGCTGCGAGTAAACCTGATAATAAAACAGTTAAAAATTCCACGGAAACGCCCTACAGATAAGTTCTTTAACTCTACTGAAAAAGTCCGGCGAGATCTGCATTTGTTGCAGTGATTATTGCCTGCCGTTGATCATCGTCGGTATGACTTAGGATAATCTCAAAATAGCTTTCGGGCAGAAATGGTAGGCGCTCCGACCACTCGATTACGGTGATGCCCGGTTCACTTTCTACGCCTTCCCAATAGGTTTCTGGGTAAATACTATCCACCTGCTCTGGCTCTAGGCGATACAAATCTAAGTGATACAACGGGATTCGTCCCGCATGATATTCATTCACCAGCGTAAATGTCGGACTGGCGATCGCCTCAGTGATGCCGAGCCCCGTACCAATACCCTGGGTTAATGTGGTTTTTCCTACCCCAAGATCACCTTTAAGCAACAGCACAGCATAGGGTTGTAGGCATTCCCCTAGCCGTTTGCCAAAATCCAAAGTTGCCGCCGTATCTGGGAGCAGAAAAGATTTCGTCATACCTTGCTGTTAATAGTTCGCTTGATAATCTTCGAGCAGTTTTACCAAATCCTGTTGCACGGCTGGGGGAATGAGTTGAGTTAATGCAACAAAGGTTTGTTTGCCACCTAAAGGTACTTGAATGCCCTTGACCACATCCATAACAGCCGCTTCCTTAACGGCGCGATCTTCAATGAGTGACATCACTTTTTCGGCAATGCTGGTGTGTAAACGAGCATCTGATAAATACAAATGCCAGCCTGCAACATCAATGTAAACATTTTCCCCAATTTCAGCTGCGAGTTTTTCGATGTCGGCGGTACTAGCCATATTAGGTCTCCGAGTAATTTGCAATAACTCTAATGTAGACGAGGTGTAATAGGACAATACCAAACCAAACCCCTGTAAACCATATATCCCAGGTGGAGTCTGAGCGGTAGATATTGTGGAAAAACCAAATGCCGGAATTAATCGCGAGGAATACCATCACATGAACAATGAAATTCATCATGTCTTCGGCACGACGGAATTCAGCGTCTGTCTGGCGGTCAGGTTTGCGGGGCCAACTGCGGGGCATAGTTAAAGTATTTCTCGATGAAAATGAACCGATGACTATTATAAAGATTTTCGGATGTAGTCTCCGGATTTGCCGCCTGTTTTTTTCAATAGCCGGATGTCTGTAATCGTCATTTCTTTATCTAGGGCTTTGGCCATGTCATATAGGGTCAGAGCTGCGACGGATACTGCGGTGAGAGCTTCCATTTCCACTCCTGTTTCTGATTTTGTGGTGACGCTAGCCTCAATGAGATAGCCGATCGCCGTGGTGTCAGGCGTAAAGGTCACATTCACTTTTTTGATGGGTAAGGGATGACACATGGGAATTAGATTTGAGGTTTGTTTGGCGGCCATAATCCCGGCAATGCGCGCTGTCCCTAAGACATCTCCCTTGGGAGCATCACCTGCTTGGATCGCGGTAAAACAAGCTTTACTCATGAACACCCGACCTGTGGCGATCGCCTCCCGTTTCGTGACTTTTTTTTCAGAAACATCCACCATCTGAGCTTCACCAGCTTCATTGAGGTGAGATAAAACAGTCTGAACTTTTTTTTTGGAAAAATCTTGCATAAATAAAAAATCTCTGTTAGATTAGATAACTGTTGATGAAACAACACATTTCTTCGGCGAGGGCTTGTAGCTCAGCGGATTAGAGCGGCTGACTACGGATCAGCAGGTCGGGAGTTCGAATCTCTCCAGGCTCGTAGCGAAGATAGTAGAAACCCTTCTAGATTAGTCTAGGGGGGTTTCTTTTTGGTAAGAAATTGGCATTGAATCACACGAAATAGAGTCGCGAAAAGATAGCATTGTTCACGATGGTTTTGCCTCCAAATCTAAAAAGCCAAATATTTTGATAGCAAAGTTGTTTGAGGGAAGATTGATCGTCAGCTCAGGTAATTATGAGACAACCGAAAAGCTCAAGTCCCCCTTACAAAGGGGGATTTAGGGGGATCCTACTATGCTTTAGGCTAACTGAGAAAACTATTATTTCTCTTGTTGCTGCGCTAATCAATCTCGTCCCGTCTTTAAGATGCTTCTTCCGTCGGTAAATCAAAAGTGAGCTGTTTATAATTTGATGTTTTTTCAGTGCGAGTTTTCTGGAGCTGCTGGAGATATTGCTGACAATCTTCCTGCCAGAACGCAGATGTGCCGGGACATTTCTGATCCACCTGTAACCAATGTTGGAATACCGTTTGTCGCCCATCATCGGGAGCCATAATCTGATAAATACGAGTTCGTTTTTTCTGAATACTCCGCATTTTTAGGTAAGCTAAATCCAAACCTATCAGCTCTAAAAATCGCTTCAGGATCATCATTGGGGTTGAGTTTTTCGCTAAGCCAATGCCTACTGTGGTTTTGATTGCCTGACGGTTTTCTAGGGCGATCGCCGCCATGTGCTGCATATTCGGATCAAGATTATGAAGTTCTTTTTGGGGTTGATGCAGTAAATCATGGATCCCTAGAATTTCGATAGTGCCAATGATGGCACCCAACTGAGAGTGATTAAAATCTGGTTGGAAAATTTGTCCATTACCCTGTTGCATTAGATGTTTGGCAATGAGGGCATCGCGATCCGCCAAATAGGGACGACCGAGGGTGGCAAAATAATGGCAACGCAGCTTTCTATACCAGCCGTCGCTGTCGCGGTTAACTAACTCTGTCGTGACTGGAATGTTGTAGCGTTTCTGTAGTTCGTACTTGCGCAGTTGATAACGTTCTTTTGGTGTTTTAACGAGTTTCTTTTTGAGGGCTAGGTAGCGCGTTTTACTGAGGGGACTAGCTTGGGCGATCGCCTGACATTCGGCTAGGTAGCTGGTCTCGCGAATAGAATTGAGGGCAATAGTAAGTTGACTTGCCTCTGGTTTCGCTTTTTTCTTTGTGGTTTTTTTCTTTGATTTTGCTGCTGCTTCTATCGCTGGCACAAGATTGTGACCTTCACTGGTGAGGTGCGCTAAAACAGCCTCACGGTAATTCACCATACCTGCATTGATGCGCACAGCAAATTTTGCCCAGCATAGTAATGATTCGGCCTGAAACTGGGTGTCAAGATCCTCTAGGGCGGCAAAGTCAGATTGTTGCAATAGACGAATATTTGTTTGGGTCAGTTTTTGGCTGGAGTGCAGTAAAGAGGGAATGGAAGTGGAGCCATTGCCAATTTTGTTAAACCCATATTTCGCGACCCATAGATAACGGGGAATATTTTCCCGGACACGGCTCAGGGCTTGACAGACTGAATTGACTGTTTGTATCCCTTGGGCGATCGCCCACACAGACGTAAAGTGACCCTTGAGATCTAAGCTAATACCTGTTTCTACCGCTGGACTCGCCAAAACAACATCATACTCAGTTACAACCTCATTGAGATTCGTCATACAGCCATAGGCCCGGTGTTTCGCATCGGCGAGGGTTTCCGAGTCAATACGCAAAATACGGAGCTGGGGAAATTGATTTTGGAGATATAGCTCTAGGGTCGATGTCCCCCATTGACTTTTTAGCTTTTGGGCCGAGAGACAGACAAAGGGCTTACCACCTGCTTTAATGTGCTCTTCTAAATCCTTAATAAGTCGCTTGGGCGTACCCTCGTTGTAGTGATTTAGGGTGTAGCCACTCTTTTTGTCCGCCTGCCAAGTGTTTTCGATGACAAAGGGAGTCACTTCTTGACCACCGAGGCTGCGCAGATAATCAACCGATACATTACTTAGATCGGCATCACTAATATAAATTTGCCCTTCCCCTTCAAAGACGTTTTGGATAAGGGTTTTAAAGGTTTGCAGAATGTTGACCCGATAATCCCGGCAGGTACTGGAGTTGAGGCCATGCCACAGCACTTGCTCAACTTCGTCAATGACAATGAGCGCGTCTGACCATTGGTGGGGATTAAAATGGGCTTGGGATTTTTCGTGGAGGGAATCGATACAGAGGCCATAACCTTTGGTTTTTAAGCTTGGCTCTGTTGTTCTGCCTTTGTCTGCTGGTAAATCACGAATGTAATCTAAACCGAATCTTTGGCATAGCTCCTCGACTAGACGGATGCGGTGTCCGATGACTAAAACTTTTTGTTGGCGGGCGATCGCCCGGGCGACGACGGTTTCGAGTTGGCGGGTTTTCCCTGTGCCTTTGGGAGATTTGATCGCAACGATTTTGGCGGTTTCTGGGGCAACAATCTCTCCGAGATACCGCTGGTTTTGCTCGTGGTGGCGGTTGTAAGTGAGTTGATTGAGATCCCTCGCTTTCCACAGCTCTAGGGATGGGGCTTGCTGATAGAGCTGGTTAAATTTGTCTTGACCATGGTGGGCAATGAGATCATCAACGCCTTTGCCTAACTGACTGTCCCAAGTGATTACGGCAACGTCACAGCCTTGTTTTTTGAGGAGATAACCCGTTTTCCGAATCGCTGCGTTAACTGCTTTGATGGTACGGGGTTTTTGATCTTGGTCAAAGGCAATGAAAATTTTGCGCTGCCCTTCCACTAGTTTTTTGATCTGGGGAATTAATCGCGATCGCCCAAGGCGCTGCCCCGTTGCATCTTTCGGAGTACGAACTGCACCATAAATACCCGGTAGGGCGATCGCCGCATAACCCGCACTTAACAAAGCTCCTGCTTTCTTCGCCCCTTCGGTGATCACAAGGGGAATTTCCGTATGTTCTTTAAGCCACTGCCAAAAACCACCATCGGGCTGGGAACTATCCCAGGCATCCTCACTGAATGCCACCTGATAGCGCGTTGCGATTAACTGCCAAATATGGGGCGGTACCCGTAAGGCAAATAGTCCCGTACTGACTTTGGGGGGGTGCTCATACTTAATCGGCTTGCCCTTAGCACCACCAATGCGCGGCTGTTCCGGTTTAAAACAACCCCATAGATCAGCGCCCCCCGTAAGCAAATCAACCCCAGAACACCACCAACCACCGGCTTCTGTATGTTGATACTTCTGTAAATATCCTTCCCCCAAACGCCCATCATTACGACGAGGCAGGTCATCTGAGTACAGTAAATAATCCAGAGGGCGATCGCCCTCTAAAGCAACAACATTCATATTGATGACACCGTCATCAACACAACTACTTTGCCATTCCTGAACGTGATCTACCAAGCGAACCTTGCTCCATATCTGGGGTACTTAACAATACCTCACCCTATATGTAGTGTGCAAGTCTTTTTTTGAGGAAGATTTTATCTTTTCCGGAGGGAATAGGGGGCGCAATAACCATTGTGGTGTTTTGCGTCTGACCTGCCCCAAAAAAGCCCGTTACCCGTCTTAACTTTTCCAATCAAGTTCATCAACTTTAAGCACCGAAGCTTCCGGGGAAAATTAGTTTACCCTAATCCGGCGATCGCCCAATCAAAAATAAAATCAAGTTTTTTATCAACTACCTAGAGTCTAGGTCTAGCTGTTTTGATCAGCCTCACTAGCAGTGGGGATGGGCAGTTTTCCCGTTACCAACTGTTCCTTAAGTAACTCAACAGCTTTGGAGTACTGAGGATCCGCCATTGTGCCAATCTTAGTGCGGTCTGCCTGGAGTTGTTCACGCATTTCCTCCTCTAGCTCCACAACAAAATCAGGAACAATACCCTCTTTATTAATATCGCGACCAGAGGGGGTGAGATACTTCGCAATAGTGACAGCCACACCAGAATCATCCCCAAGGCGACGAACCGACTGCACTAAACCTTTCCCAAAAGTTTGAGTACCCACAAGGACAGCCCGGTCATTATCCTGCAACGCCCCCGAAAGAATTTCGCTAGCACTAGCAGAGCCGCCATCGACCAGTACCACAAGGGGTTTATCAGTAATCGCCTTCGCTTTGGCTTCTTGGCGATCCACTTCCCCCACTCGGTTAACGGTCGAAACAATGCCACCTCCATTGAGCCACATTTGAGCAATATCAATACTTGCATAAAGCAAACCGCCGGGGTTTGAGCGTAGATCTAAGATGTAGCCGTCAACATTTTGCGCTTCAAAATCTTCGATCGCCTCACGCATTTCGCTAGTTGCCTGACCGCTAAATTGTGTCAAACGAATATAGCCAATATCACCAATGGCATTGGTGTCGATACTCGCTTTGACTGGATGAATTTGAATGATTTCGCGGACAATGGAAAACTCTAAAATTTCTTCGTTGCGGCGGATCGTCAAAATAACTTCGGTGCCGCGTTTACCGCGAATCATATTGACGACATCGTTTAGCTCCATACCGTCAGTGGGTGTACCGTCAACGGCAACGATTTTGTCTTGGGAGATGATGCCTGCTTCAAAGGCTGGTGTTTCCTCAATGGGAGCGATGACCACAACTTCGTCGGTTTCTTTGTCTTTACTAATTTGAATGCCGACCCCCGTCAGCTCACCGGAGGTATCGATTTGCATATTCTCGAAATCCTGGGGCGGCATGAAGCGAGTATAGGGGTCATCTAGCAATGCCAGCATGTCTCGAATGGCATCATAGGCTTCCTCTTGGTTGCTATAGTCTTTTTCGAGATATTCTTTGCGGACGCGTCGCCAGTCGTTTTGGTTAAAGGTGGCATCAACGTATTCTTTGTTAATGACAAACCAAACTTCGTCCACTACTTCCTTTGGACTATTTCTGATGTAGGCTTTGCTCTGGGAATAGTGCATTCCCGCCCCTGTGACGGTCACTGCTGTCAGAACAAGAGCTGTTGCACCAAGTACAAAGGGTTTGTAGTTAGACATGAAACTGGGATGATTAAAAAATCAAGGGTTGGGGTTAAATCTAGGAGATGATCCCACAAATATGATGGCCTTGGGTAAGGGGCGATTATTTATTTGCGTTCGTAGTCTCTTTGTCTATGCTAATGCAGTCTTTCGGAAATCGGGAGGGTCAACTGGCACGATCGCCAAAATTTTAAGGACGTTTTTAACTCATTCTCATTTTGAGGGGGATTTCAGGAAGTCTGGGGCAAAGGAAGGCTAGACAGGTGCATCTCTGGTCGTTGGTCTCTGGTAAAAGTTAACCCCTTAATGAGATGATGTTTGGCAACAGATGGGTAAGTAATAGTAACGATCATGACCAACGCCAAAGCAATTTCTATTTTGGGTTCTACGGGATCTATCGGCACACAAACCCTCGATATTGTGCGATCCCACCCTGATCGGTTTCGCGTTGTTGGTCTGGCGGCAGGGCGCAATATTCAGCTGTTGGCGGCGCAGGTGGCTGAGTTTGAGCCGGAGATCGTTGCAACCCATGATGAACGTTTATTGCCGGAGCTCAAGGCGCTCATTAAAGATTTTCCCCGGGTGCAGGTGATTGGGGGAAAAGAGGCGATCGCCGAAGTGGCTCGTTATGGCGATGCGGAAAGTGTGGTGACGGGCATCGTTGGTTGTGCCGGATTGTTGCCCACCATTGCCGCCATTGAAGCAGGTAAAGATATTGCGTTAGCAAATAAAGAAACCCTTATTGCTGGTGGCCCCGTTGTTTTACCCCTCATTGAAAAGCATGGTGTTAAACTGTTGCCCGCAGATTCGGAGCATTCGGCTATTTTTCAATGTTTGCAAGGAGTTCCTGAAGGCGGTTTGCGACGGATTATTCTCACGGCTTCTGGTGGAGCGTTTCGGGATTTGCCTGTTGAAAAATTAAAAACGGTTACAGTTAAAGATGCTCTGAAGCACCCCAATTGGTCGATGGGTCAAAAAATCACCATCGATTCGGCAACTCTGATGAATAAGGGTCTAGAGGTGATTGAAGCCCATTATCTTTTTGGCAAGGATTACGATGATATTGATATTGTGGTGCATCCCCAAAGTATTATTCACTCTCTGATTGAGGTGCAAGACACATCGGTATTGGCGCAGTTGGGTTGGCCGGATATGCGTTTGCCGTTGCTTTATGCTTTGTCTTATCCGGAGCGCATTTATACGGACTGGGAAACGTTTGATCTCGTAAAGGCGGGAGATTTGACCTTCCGGGAACCTGATCACGAAAAATATCCTTGTATGAATCTGGCCTATGCTGCGGGTCGTGCGGCGGGATCGATGCCTGCGGTACTGAATGCGGCCAATGAGCAGGCTGTGGCGCTTTTCCTAGAGGAAAAAATTGAGTTTCTTGATATTCCCCGCCTGATCGAAAAGGTTTGCGATCGCCACGAAAAAGATAATCAAGCGACTCCTGCATTGGCGGATATTTTGCATGCAGATCAGTGGGCGAGACAGGAAGTGCTCAACCTCCAGCCCCAGTTGATTTAGTGCTGTGGGTTTGGGCTAGGCGATTAACGGCAGAATGGCGGTGAGGCGATCGCCACGG from the [Limnothrix rosea] IAM M-220 genome contains:
- a CDS encoding plasmid replication protein, CyRepA1 family; its protein translation is MNVVALEGDRPLDYLLYSDDLPRRNDGRLGEGYLQKYQHTEAGGWWCSGVDLLTGGADLWGCFKPEQPRIGGAKGKPIKYEHPPKVSTGLFALRVPPHIWQLIATRYQVAFSEDAWDSSQPDGGFWQWLKEHTEIPLVITEGAKKAGALLSAGYAAIALPGIYGAVRTPKDATGQRLGRSRLIPQIKKLVEGQRKIFIAFDQDQKPRTIKAVNAAIRKTGYLLKKQGCDVAVITWDSQLGKGVDDLIAHHGQDKFNQLYQQAPSLELWKARDLNQLTYNRHHEQNQRYLGEIVAPETAKIVAIKSPKGTGKTRQLETVVARAIARQQKVLVIGHRIRLVEELCQRFGLDYIRDLPADKGRTTEPSLKTKGYGLCIDSLHEKSQAHFNPHQWSDALIVIDEVEQVLWHGLNSSTCRDYRVNILQTFKTLIQNVFEGEGQIYISDADLSNVSVDYLRSLGGQEVTPFVIENTWQADKKSGYTLNHYNEGTPKRLIKDLEEHIKAGGKPFVCLSAQKLKSQWGTSTLELYLQNQFPQLRILRIDSETLADAKHRAYGCMTNLNEVVTEYDVVLASPAVETGISLDLKGHFTSVWAIAQGIQTVNSVCQALSRVRENIPRYLWVAKYGFNKIGNGSTSIPSLLHSSQKLTQTNIRLLQQSDFAALEDLDTQFQAESLLCWAKFAVRINAGMVNYREAVLAHLTSEGHNLVPAIEAAAKSKKKTTKKKAKPEASQLTIALNSIRETSYLAECQAIAQASPLSKTRYLALKKKLVKTPKERYQLRKYELQKRYNIPVTTELVNRDSDGWYRKLRCHYFATLGRPYLADRDALIAKHLMQQGNGQIFQPDFNHSQLGAIIGTIEILGIHDLLHQPQKELHNLDPNMQHMAAIALENRQAIKTTVGIGLAKNSTPMMILKRFLELIGLDLAYLKMRSIQKKRTRIYQIMAPDDGRQTVFQHWLQVDQKCPGTSAFWQEDCQQYLQQLQKTRTEKTSNYKQLTFDLPTEEAS
- a CDS encoding GNAT family N-acetyltransferase translates to MNIDVTLRNYQDEDFPALQQLLIDTQIFYEPLDKQVIFQRKINHDAESIIVAEQDRHIIGTIFFVYDPWNSFIFRLGVHPDHQGQGLANRLMDEAEKRLRNRGMPRPTLFVEEDKEEVLTFYKKRGWEVLYKVFCLEKDLQQ
- a CDS encoding ABC transporter ATP-binding protein, yielding MSSTFTKKPKPTDVDAPTLDVELRQVFKIFNGETAVCGVNLDIRKGEFFSILGPSGCGKTTTLRLIAGFEQPSAGDVLIQKQNMNDVPPYRRPVNTVFQSYALFNHLTVAENVAFGLKIQKLPKTEVRDRVQEALVRVQMEGYANRFPNQLSGGQQQRVALARALVNKPAVMLLDEPLGALDLKLRKEMQVELSRLHQDLGLTFVMVTHDQEEALSMSDRIAVMSHGKIEQIGTPHEIYERPATPFIADFIGDTNLINGKVYNTEGTVQNIVTSKGLKITVDLPEHQPNVMVANTHSNYSAKKQRPEIPSGEVVVSIRPEKIKVSLEAPERAANCYQGQLEHTMFMGTHVLYVVRLESGDRLRIKQPNTSASINHGTPVYTYWSTADCLALNA
- a CDS encoding DUF2993 domain-containing protein — its product is MEFLTVLLSGLLAAGAPIGLIVEEITGTRLSQRLEAAETFEVRVDNVPAHKIAKGEIDRIRIASRGIEIVEGFRLEVLELETAPLNVDLQRLRQRQFDAETFKEPVQAGLRLVLTETDLNESLRSPRVRQVLQPLINRLLIRPGSPKPPQYSLDEAIIDFVGDNRFEFRGKISQIDPQTGELENSELTLSYTLELTSGSEIQWTEGAGTINSQPLPSPAIMGFSQGISGRLNLTRFDERGVTARFFALNLNDTELETALFLQFMPRQSE
- the dxr gene encoding 1-deoxy-D-xylulose-5-phosphate reductoisomerase; this encodes MTNAKAISILGSTGSIGTQTLDIVRSHPDRFRVVGLAAGRNIQLLAAQVAEFEPEIVATHDERLLPELKALIKDFPRVQVIGGKEAIAEVARYGDAESVVTGIVGCAGLLPTIAAIEAGKDIALANKETLIAGGPVVLPLIEKHGVKLLPADSEHSAIFQCLQGVPEGGLRRIILTASGGAFRDLPVEKLKTVTVKDALKHPNWSMGQKITIDSATLMNKGLEVIEAHYLFGKDYDDIDIVVHPQSIIHSLIEVQDTSVLAQLGWPDMRLPLLYALSYPERIYTDWETFDLVKAGDLTFREPDHEKYPCMNLAYAAGRAAGSMPAVLNAANEQAVALFLEEKIEFLDIPRLIEKVCDRHEKDNQATPALADILHADQWARQEVLNLQPQLI
- the tsaE gene encoding tRNA (adenosine(37)-N6)-threonylcarbamoyltransferase complex ATPase subunit type 1 TsaE produces the protein MTKSFLLPDTAATLDFGKRLGECLQPYAVLLLKGDLGVGKTTLTQGIGTGLGITEAIASPTFTLVNEYHAGRIPLYHLDLYRLEPEQVDSIYPETYWEGVESEPGITVIEWSERLPFLPESYFEIILSHTDDDQRQAIITATNADLAGLFQ
- the moaC gene encoding cyclic pyranopterin monophosphate synthase MoaC encodes the protein MQDFSKKKVQTVLSHLNEAGEAQMVDVSEKKVTKREAIATGRVFMSKACFTAIQAGDAPKGDVLGTARIAGIMAAKQTSNLIPMCHPLPIKKVNVTFTPDTTAIGYLIEASVTTKSETGVEMEALTAVSVAALTLYDMAKALDKEMTITDIRLLKKTGGKSGDYIRKSL
- a CDS encoding DUF3181 family protein, whose product is MASTADIEKLAAEIGENVYIDVAGWHLYLSDARLHTSIAEKVMSLIEDRAVKEAAVMDVVKGIQVPLGGKQTFVALTQLIPPAVQQDLVKLLEDYQANY
- the ctpC gene encoding carboxyl-terminal processing protease CtpC, coding for MSNYKPFVLGATALVLTAVTVTGAGMHYSQSKAYIRNSPKEVVDEVWFVINKEYVDATFNQNDWRRVRKEYLEKDYSNQEEAYDAIRDMLALLDDPYTRFMPPQDFENMQIDTSGELTGVGIQISKDKETDEVVVIAPIEETPAFEAGIISQDKIVAVDGTPTDGMELNDVVNMIRGKRGTEVILTIRRNEEILEFSIVREIIQIHPVKASIDTNAIGDIGYIRLTQFSGQATSEMREAIEDFEAQNVDGYILDLRSNPGGLLYASIDIAQMWLNGGGIVSTVNRVGEVDRQEAKAKAITDKPLVVLVDGGSASASEILSGALQDNDRAVLVGTQTFGKGLVQSVRRLGDDSGVAVTIAKYLTPSGRDINKEGIVPDFVVELEEEMREQLQADRTKIGTMADPQYSKAVELLKEQLVTGKLPIPTASEADQNS